The Streptomyces spororaveus genome includes a region encoding these proteins:
- a CDS encoding C40 family peptidase: MASGLGIGVCLTFVALLVVGTYSAAAGIANSGRQGAVGLVKGSVPAIYQPLVEKWGNLCPALNPALLAAQLYTESGWKPDVVSHADARGIAQFIPGTWATYGIDGDGDGDRDIWDPKDAIPSAASYDCQLAKDVAQVPGDRSDNMLAAYNAGPYRVIKAGGVPPISETQGYVKSIRALEKSFARPVGRVAPSQQAAGAIYFAQKQLGTPYLWGGNGTPDQDGRFDCSGLTKAAYETVGIELPRVANDQYNAGPHPSRDQLLPGDLVFFSDDLTNSREIRHVGLYVGGGYMINAPYTGAVIRFDKIDTPDYFGATRVTKDGAEALPDRSAAGRPAWQLSVK; this comes from the coding sequence ATGGCAAGCGGGCTCGGGATCGGTGTGTGCCTGACCTTCGTGGCGCTGCTCGTCGTCGGCACGTACTCGGCGGCGGCGGGGATCGCGAACAGCGGCAGGCAGGGTGCCGTCGGACTGGTCAAGGGGTCGGTGCCGGCGATCTATCAGCCGCTGGTGGAGAAGTGGGGAAACCTCTGCCCCGCTCTCAACCCGGCTCTGCTGGCAGCGCAGCTCTACACCGAGAGCGGCTGGAAGCCCGACGTGGTGAGTCACGCCGACGCGCGCGGTATCGCCCAGTTCATCCCCGGTACCTGGGCCACGTACGGCATCGACGGCGACGGTGACGGCGATCGTGACATCTGGGACCCCAAGGACGCCATCCCTTCGGCCGCTTCGTACGACTGCCAACTCGCCAAGGACGTCGCCCAAGTTCCCGGGGATCGTTCCGACAATATGCTCGCCGCCTACAACGCCGGGCCCTACCGCGTGATCAAGGCCGGGGGCGTGCCTCCGATCAGCGAGACGCAGGGCTATGTGAAGTCCATCCGGGCCCTGGAGAAGAGCTTCGCGCGGCCCGTCGGGCGGGTGGCGCCCTCGCAACAGGCTGCCGGGGCGATCTACTTCGCGCAGAAGCAGCTGGGGACGCCGTATCTGTGGGGTGGAAACGGGACGCCCGATCAGGACGGGCGGTTCGACTGTTCCGGATTGACCAAGGCCGCGTACGAGACCGTCGGGATCGAGTTGCCGCGCGTGGCGAACGACCAGTACAACGCCGGGCCGCATCCTTCGCGCGATCAACTCCTGCCCGGAGACCTGGTCTTCTTCTCCGACGATCTGACGAATTCCCGGGAGATCCGGCACGTCGGGCTCTACGTGGGTGGCGGGTACATGATCAACGCCCCTTACACCGGTGCCGTGATCCGGTTCGACAAGATCGACACCCCGGACTACTTCGGCGCGACGCGCGTGACCAAGGACGGTGCGGAAGCCCTTCCGGACCGCTCCGCCGCAGGTCGGCCCGCATGGCAACTCTCCGTGAAGTAA
- a CDS encoding SCO6880 family protein: MTTQSHQLHPVAPRRTYLIGRARPNAIVGKNRETGEIALIIAGAFFGMMSGLLVPDLTLRIVSLAGFPMIALAAVYVPYKGRTFYRWFEISRSYKRTLRRGTTYRSGAMEAGIRGSDGREVEVGPPPGIGRINWLAAPFGPDEIAVLLHADRRTVTAAIEIEGPGVGLRDSEDQEALVDRFGTLLKHVANGDGFVTRLQMLARTLPADPDAHAKDVAQRGDTQAPGWLRDSYDQLQSMVSTSSEQHRAYLVACMHYTRELAAEANAIARAGTPHKGRKLDRDAGLAIVMARELTDICARLAEADIRVRQPLGQGRLSSLVHSMYDPDHPIDHIQAMTKRNAWPAELDAVEPTFLQAKTRESSTRAPWCHATAWVKEWPMTPVGVNFLAPLLVHTPDVIRTVAVTMDLEPTEVAIERMLTEKTNDEADASRAAKMNRTVDPRDIAAHGRLDQRGEDLASGAAGVNLVGYITVSSRSPEALARDKRTIRASAGKSYLKLEWCDREHHRAFVNTLPFATGIRR; this comes from the coding sequence TTGACGACCCAGTCCCACCAGCTGCACCCGGTCGCGCCCCGCCGCACGTATCTCATCGGCCGCGCCCGGCCCAACGCGATCGTCGGCAAGAACCGCGAGACCGGCGAGATCGCCCTGATCATCGCCGGGGCGTTCTTCGGCATGATGAGCGGACTGCTCGTCCCCGACCTCACCCTGCGCATCGTCAGCCTCGCCGGCTTCCCCATGATCGCGCTCGCCGCCGTCTACGTCCCGTACAAGGGCAGGACCTTCTACCGCTGGTTCGAGATCAGCCGCAGCTACAAGCGCACCCTGCGCCGCGGCACCACCTACCGCTCCGGCGCCATGGAAGCCGGCATCCGCGGCTCCGACGGCCGCGAGGTCGAGGTCGGCCCGCCCCCCGGCATCGGCCGCATCAACTGGCTCGCCGCCCCCTTCGGCCCCGACGAGATCGCCGTCCTCCTCCACGCGGACCGCCGCACCGTCACCGCCGCCATCGAGATCGAGGGCCCCGGCGTCGGCCTGCGCGACAGCGAGGACCAGGAAGCCCTCGTCGACCGCTTCGGCACCCTCCTCAAGCACGTGGCCAACGGCGACGGCTTCGTCACCCGCCTCCAGATGCTCGCCCGCACCCTCCCCGCCGACCCCGACGCACACGCCAAGGACGTCGCCCAGCGCGGCGACACCCAGGCCCCCGGCTGGCTCCGCGACTCCTACGACCAGCTCCAGTCGATGGTGTCCACCTCCTCCGAGCAGCACCGCGCCTACCTCGTCGCCTGCATGCACTACACGCGCGAACTCGCCGCCGAGGCCAACGCCATCGCCCGCGCCGGCACCCCCCACAAGGGCCGCAAGCTCGACCGCGACGCCGGCCTCGCCATCGTCATGGCCCGCGAGCTCACCGACATCTGCGCCCGCCTCGCCGAGGCCGACATCCGCGTCCGCCAGCCCCTCGGCCAGGGCCGTCTCTCCTCCCTCGTGCACTCCATGTACGACCCGGACCACCCCATCGACCACATCCAGGCCATGACCAAGCGCAACGCCTGGCCCGCCGAGCTCGACGCCGTGGAACCCACCTTCCTCCAGGCCAAGACCCGCGAGTCCTCCACCCGCGCCCCCTGGTGCCACGCCACCGCCTGGGTCAAGGAATGGCCCATGACCCCCGTCGGCGTGAACTTCCTCGCCCCGCTGCTCGTCCACACCCCCGACGTGATCCGTACGGTCGCCGTCACCATGGACCTGGAGCCCACCGAGGTCGCCATCGAGCGCATGCTCACCGAGAAGACCAACGACGAGGCCGACGCCTCCCGCGCCGCCAAGATGAACCGCACCGTCGACCCCCGCGACATCGCCGCCCACGGCCGGCTCGACCAAAGAGGTGAAGATCTCGCCAGCGGCGCTGCCGGAGTCAACCTCGTCGGGTACATCACGGTGTCCTCGCGTTCGCCGGAGGCCCTCGCCCGCGACAAGCGGACGATCCGCGCCTCCGCCGGCAAGTCCTACCTGAAGCTGGAATGGTGCGACCGCGAGCACCACCGTGCCTTCGTCAACACCTTGCCGTTCGCCACCGGCATCCGACGCTAG
- a CDS encoding ATP-binding protein gives MRDPMSALTDAFTSFLFGKVETTRLPVRTSTGQAQAVYLPTAAPGLGDSGVIIGREVYSGKGYIYDPFQLYGQQLPAPHWLVLGESGNGKSALEKTYVLRQLRFKDRQVVVLDAQGEDGVGEWNLIAQQLGITPIRLDPIAANDDGIRLNPLDPAITATGQLALLRTIIEVAMGHGLDERAGFALKVAHAYVVDTIRDRQPVLTDIVEQLRHPEAESAHAMNVDIDDVRAWGLDVALVIDRLVDGDLRGMFDGPTTVGIDLDAPLIVFDLSHIDRNSIAMPILMAIVGVWLEHTWIRPDRKKRIFLVEEAWHIINSPFVAQLFQRLLKFGRRLGLSFVAVVHHLSDVVDGAAAREAAAILKMASTRTIYAQKADEARATGRVLGLPRWAVEIIPTLTPGIAVWDVNGNVQVVKHLITEAERPLVFTDRAMTESSAPARLPADMLAAELEAEERALSIERRRGGPGSATTVA, from the coding sequence ATGCGAGATCCCATGTCCGCCCTGACGGACGCCTTCACCAGCTTCCTCTTCGGCAAAGTCGAAACCACGCGCCTGCCCGTCCGCACCTCCACCGGGCAGGCGCAAGCCGTCTACCTGCCCACCGCCGCCCCCGGACTCGGCGACTCCGGCGTCATCATCGGCCGCGAGGTCTACAGCGGCAAGGGCTACATCTACGACCCCTTCCAGCTGTACGGCCAACAGCTCCCGGCCCCCCACTGGCTGGTCCTCGGCGAATCCGGAAACGGAAAATCAGCCCTGGAGAAGACCTACGTCCTGCGCCAGCTCCGCTTCAAGGACCGCCAGGTCGTCGTCCTCGACGCCCAGGGCGAGGACGGCGTCGGCGAGTGGAACCTGATCGCCCAGCAGCTGGGGATAACCCCCATCCGCCTGGACCCCATCGCCGCCAACGACGACGGGATCCGCCTCAACCCCCTCGACCCGGCCATCACCGCGACCGGACAGCTCGCGCTGCTCCGGACCATCATCGAAGTCGCCATGGGCCACGGCCTCGACGAACGCGCCGGCTTCGCCCTCAAGGTCGCCCACGCCTACGTCGTCGACACCATCCGCGACCGCCAGCCCGTCCTCACCGACATCGTCGAGCAACTGCGCCACCCCGAGGCTGAATCCGCGCACGCGATGAACGTCGACATAGACGATGTCCGGGCCTGGGGCCTCGACGTCGCGCTCGTCATCGACCGCCTCGTCGACGGCGACCTGCGCGGCATGTTCGACGGCCCCACCACCGTCGGCATCGACCTCGACGCCCCCCTGATCGTCTTCGACCTCTCCCACATCGACCGCAACTCCATCGCGATGCCGATCCTCATGGCGATCGTCGGCGTCTGGCTGGAGCACACCTGGATCCGCCCCGACCGGAAGAAGCGCATCTTCCTGGTCGAGGAGGCCTGGCACATCATCAACAGCCCGTTCGTGGCGCAGCTGTTCCAGCGCCTGCTGAAGTTCGGCCGCCGCCTCGGCCTGTCCTTCGTCGCCGTCGTCCACCACCTCTCCGACGTCGTCGACGGAGCGGCGGCCCGCGAGGCCGCAGCCATCCTCAAGATGGCCTCGACCAGAACGATCTACGCCCAGAAGGCGGACGAGGCCCGAGCCACGGGCCGGGTCCTGGGCCTGCCCCGCTGGGCGGTGGAAATCATCCCCACCCTCACGCCCGGCATCGCCGTCTGGGACGTCAACGGCAACGTCCAGGTGGTCAAACACCTGATCACCGAAGCCGAACGCCCCCTCGTCTTCACGGACCGCGCCATGACCGAGTCGTCCGCCCCCGCCCGCCTCCCCGCCGACATGCTCGCCGCCGAACTGGAGGCGGAGGAACGGGCCCTGTCCATCGAACGCCGCCGTGGCGGCCCCGGTTCCGCGACCACGGTGGCCTGA
- a CDS encoding LysE family translocator: MTEVIAVAVITLLAVISPGADFAMVVRNSYLYGRPTGLFAAAGVAAGVLVHVSYTMLGVGLLIASSTALFTVIKLAGAAYLVWIGIRTFRARAEVTVDLESKPQLTRLGAMRSGFLTNVLNPKTTLFVVSTFTQVVNPDTPVWQQAGYGLFMSAAHLGWFGAVALFFSVPRLRDRMLKAQKALNRAIGSVLVGLGVGLGFAR, from the coding sequence ATGACAGAAGTGATCGCAGTCGCCGTCATCACCCTCCTCGCCGTGATCAGTCCCGGCGCCGATTTCGCCATGGTGGTCCGCAACAGCTACCTCTACGGGCGCCCCACCGGCCTGTTCGCCGCGGCCGGTGTCGCGGCCGGCGTGCTGGTCCACGTCTCCTACACGATGCTCGGGGTCGGTCTGCTGATCGCCTCCTCCACGGCGCTGTTCACCGTGATCAAGCTGGCGGGTGCGGCCTATCTGGTGTGGATCGGGATACGCACCTTCCGGGCGCGGGCCGAGGTGACCGTGGACCTGGAGTCGAAGCCGCAGCTGACCCGGCTGGGGGCCATGCGGTCGGGTTTCCTGACCAATGTCCTCAATCCGAAGACGACGCTGTTCGTGGTGTCGACCTTCACGCAGGTGGTGAACCCGGATACGCCGGTGTGGCAGCAGGCGGGCTACGGGCTGTTCATGTCGGCGGCGCACCTGGGCTGGTTCGGGGCGGTGGCGCTGTTCTTCTCCGTGCCGCGGCTGCGCGACCGGATGCTGAAGGCGCAGAAGGCGCTGAACCGGGCCATCGGGTCGGTGCTGGTGGGGCTGGGGGTGGGGCTGGGGTTCGCCCGCTGA
- a CDS encoding thioesterase family protein, giving the protein MGVAEVYEGQGHEGFFERVDAGRFLATEYTRGPWDPGSQHAGPPAALLGRAVEERPGARTDMRIARITYEILRPVPIGELEITTSVLRAGRGTEVVEAALAPAGGAPVMLARALRIRMAEEAVPAVLPGPQLPPPGEVEVTPFFPVPWETGYHSAMETRFTEGAFVELGPGTCWMRMKVPLVAGEETRPLDRVLIAADSGNGISSVMDFGRYVFVNGDLTVHLHRHPVGEWACVEARTSVDAAGIGLADARLHDEKGPIGRSAQSLFVAPR; this is encoded by the coding sequence ATGGGTGTTGCCGAGGTGTACGAGGGTCAGGGTCACGAGGGGTTCTTCGAACGGGTCGACGCCGGGCGGTTCCTGGCCACCGAGTACACGCGGGGGCCGTGGGACCCGGGCTCGCAGCACGCCGGGCCGCCGGCCGCGCTGCTGGGGCGGGCCGTCGAGGAGCGGCCGGGTGCGCGTACGGACATGCGGATCGCCCGGATCACGTACGAGATCCTGCGGCCGGTGCCGATCGGCGAGCTGGAGATCACCACCAGTGTGCTGCGGGCCGGTCGCGGGACCGAGGTGGTCGAGGCGGCCCTCGCGCCGGCGGGCGGCGCGCCCGTCATGCTGGCGCGGGCCCTGCGGATCCGGATGGCCGAGGAGGCCGTACCGGCCGTGCTCCCGGGGCCGCAGCTGCCGCCGCCCGGGGAGGTGGAGGTGACGCCGTTCTTCCCGGTGCCGTGGGAGACCGGCTACCACTCGGCCATGGAGACCCGGTTCACCGAGGGCGCTTTCGTCGAACTGGGCCCCGGCACCTGCTGGATGCGGATGAAGGTGCCGCTCGTCGCCGGGGAGGAGACCAGGCCGCTGGACCGGGTGCTGATCGCCGCCGACTCGGGGAACGGGATCAGCTCGGTGATGGACTTCGGGCGGTACGTCTTCGTCAACGGCGACCTGACCGTCCACCTGCACCGCCATCCGGTGGGCGAGTGGGCGTGCGTGGAGGCCCGTACGAGTGTGGACGCGGCCGGGATCGGGCTCGCGGACGCGCGGCTGCACGACGAGAAGGGCCCCATCGGGCGGAGTGCGCAGAGTCTGTTCGTGGCACCGCGATAG
- a CDS encoding pentapeptide repeat-containing protein: protein MDDVPSTPAAPAPAPLPVLQADCANCFALCCVALPFAKSNDFAVNKPAGTPCANLQQDFRCGIHTRLRDSGFQGCTVFDCFGAGQQTSQVTFGGRDWRTHPGTARQMFEVFPVLRQLHELLFYVSEALTLPAAAPVHADLRRALAETEEWTRADAQALAGLDVGPLRQRINTLLLKTSELVRAKVPGRKKNHRGADLMGARLSGADLRGANLRGAYLIAADLTRADLRTADLIGADLRDTDLRGADLREAVFLTQPQLNAAQGDPTTRIPPSLTRPTHWT from the coding sequence ATGGACGACGTGCCGAGTACCCCCGCCGCCCCCGCCCCCGCCCCGCTCCCCGTCCTGCAGGCCGACTGCGCGAACTGCTTCGCGCTCTGCTGCGTGGCCCTCCCCTTCGCCAAGTCCAACGACTTCGCCGTGAACAAGCCCGCCGGGACCCCCTGCGCCAACCTCCAGCAGGACTTCCGCTGCGGCATCCACACCCGGCTGCGCGACAGCGGATTCCAGGGCTGCACCGTCTTCGACTGCTTCGGCGCGGGACAGCAGACCTCCCAGGTCACCTTCGGCGGCCGCGACTGGCGCACCCACCCCGGCACGGCCCGCCAGATGTTCGAGGTCTTCCCGGTACTGCGGCAACTCCACGAGCTGCTCTTCTACGTCAGCGAGGCCCTGACCCTGCCGGCCGCCGCCCCGGTCCACGCGGACCTGCGCCGCGCCCTGGCGGAGACCGAGGAGTGGACCCGCGCCGACGCGCAGGCCCTGGCCGGCCTGGACGTCGGCCCGCTCCGGCAGCGGATCAACACCCTGCTCCTGAAGACCAGCGAACTCGTTCGGGCGAAGGTGCCGGGCCGCAAGAAGAACCACCGCGGAGCCGACCTGATGGGCGCCCGCCTCTCCGGAGCCGACCTCCGCGGCGCGAACCTCCGCGGTGCCTACCTGATCGCCGCCGACCTCACCCGCGCCGACCTCCGCACGGCCGACCTGATCGGCGCGGACCTGCGCGACACCGACCTCCGCGGCGCGGACCTGCGCGAAGCCGTCTTCCTCACCCAGCCCCAGCTGAACGCGGCCCAGGGCGACCCCACCACCCGAATCCCCCCGTCCCTCACCCGCCCCACCCACTGGACCTGA
- a CDS encoding alpha/beta fold hydrolase gives MTTPWTLADLEAAIRAGWSAETCEPSDISRIPWTAENPAWGHCDITALVVQDLVGGDLMLGEVFHEGRQEGYHWWNLMPGGIRIDLTREQFRRGETVTPGRIVKRPAGRLRRRWEEYQLLRQRVIDKLGPLPGAMVTRDGRRLAYTDFGGPGAPLLALHGHFDEGAGAFERLARELGPAWRVIALDQRGHGRSDRAAEYTRDGYVADAEALLEQLGLGPAVVLGHSLGGVNAYQLAARRPDLVRAVVVEDIGAVVDGDLSYTREWPRRAETRAGFLAGVGSAAPYLERSLQEYPDGWGTVFEVEDMVESQRRLNGDHWDDWLEVRQPTLLVRGDRSGVLSAEHAREMTVRRAGVRLVELPAGHAVRVGDPEGFFAAVRGFLARV, from the coding sequence ATGACGACTCCATGGACTCTCGCGGACCTTGAGGCGGCCATCCGGGCGGGATGGTCGGCCGAGACCTGTGAGCCCTCCGACATTTCCCGCATTCCGTGGACCGCGGAGAATCCGGCCTGGGGGCACTGCGACATCACCGCGCTGGTGGTGCAGGACCTCGTGGGCGGGGACCTGATGCTGGGCGAGGTGTTCCACGAGGGCCGGCAGGAGGGCTACCACTGGTGGAACCTGATGCCCGGGGGCATCCGGATCGATCTGACGCGGGAGCAGTTCCGGCGGGGCGAGACGGTCACGCCGGGGCGGATCGTGAAGCGCCCGGCCGGGCGGCTGCGCAGGCGGTGGGAGGAGTACCAGCTGCTCCGGCAGCGGGTCATCGACAAACTGGGGCCGTTGCCGGGGGCGATGGTGACGCGGGACGGGCGGCGGCTCGCCTATACGGACTTCGGGGGGCCGGGTGCGCCGCTGCTGGCCCTGCACGGGCACTTCGACGAGGGGGCGGGGGCCTTCGAGCGCCTGGCCCGGGAGCTGGGTCCGGCGTGGCGGGTGATCGCCCTGGACCAGCGGGGGCACGGGAGGTCCGACCGGGCGGCGGAGTACACGCGGGACGGGTACGTGGCGGATGCGGAGGCCCTGCTGGAGCAGCTGGGGCTGGGGCCGGCGGTGGTGCTGGGGCATTCGCTCGGCGGGGTCAATGCCTACCAGCTCGCGGCGCGGCGGCCCGATCTGGTGCGGGCGGTGGTGGTCGAGGACATCGGGGCCGTGGTCGACGGCGACCTGTCGTACACGCGGGAGTGGCCGCGGCGGGCCGAGACCAGGGCCGGGTTCCTGGCGGGGGTGGGGAGTGCGGCGCCGTATCTGGAGCGGTCGCTGCAGGAGTATCCGGACGGGTGGGGGACCGTGTTCGAGGTGGAGGACATGGTGGAGTCCCAGCGGCGGCTGAACGGCGACCACTGGGACGACTGGCTGGAGGTGCGGCAGCCGACGCTGCTGGTGCGGGGGGACCGGAGCGGGGTGCTGTCGGCCGAGCACGCGCGGGAGATGACGGTGCGGAGGGCGGGGGTGCGGTTGGTGGAGTTGCCGGCGGGGCATGCGGTGCGGGTCGGGGACCCGGAGGGGTTCTTCGCTGCCGTGCGGGGGTTTTTGGCGCGGGTGTGA
- a CDS encoding serine/threonine-protein kinase, with the protein MEALRDTDPAHIGAQALLARLGAGGMGQVYLGRSPGGRLVAIKVIKEEITGHPEALARFRREAETVRAVRSAYTANLIDASLAAPPYWLATEYVAGPTLSHAVRAYGPLPAAACRRLFAALAEGLASVHAYGVTHRDLKPQNVILGAQGPQLIDFGIAKGVAETALTQAGTAPGTPGYTAPEVLLRGEVADAADVFALGATIAYAATGRAPYGTGDPNTVNFRAVHGEIDIEGVEPDLAALVTSCVAAQPGDRPVLAEIIRRCAVDSALVDDPVYAALTATAGGAAQVPGLPSTIGPGLPAGYVPTYVPAGQVQGQGQVQGQGQNQDHNQGQGTGGSRVPRWALAAVSGLVAGGLVTGGYLFLKDEDGKDGKVAAGAPPAGGTASAQATPGVPAGPSGSGRPASSPPPSSQGGSGGSGSVPDHIEPNKVSRDLWTSGGPGGGGCSLPAEERAEFLVGSVVDADDPAAKTVTGKVKIHVYLKPYNTEKGPYAVSVGVKAPHEIDESTQRPYDFVRDYNHGIGYTSKPVDLKDQATGGDVELTYPDDFATQLVDNEGTTKKFPAIPLANDPGDWTVLVYRVRGVKEYSSIYCTGFPVK; encoded by the coding sequence ATGGAGGCCCTGAGAGACACGGATCCCGCGCACATCGGAGCGCAGGCACTGCTGGCCCGGCTCGGCGCCGGTGGCATGGGGCAGGTGTACCTCGGGCGGTCGCCGGGTGGTCGTCTGGTCGCCATCAAGGTGATCAAGGAAGAGATCACCGGGCATCCGGAGGCCCTCGCGAGGTTCCGCCGGGAGGCCGAGACGGTCCGCGCGGTGCGCTCCGCGTACACCGCGAACCTGATCGACGCGTCGCTGGCGGCGCCGCCCTACTGGCTCGCCACCGAGTACGTGGCCGGGCCCACCCTGAGCCACGCGGTGCGCGCGTACGGCCCCCTGCCCGCCGCCGCGTGCCGCAGGCTGTTCGCCGCGCTGGCGGAGGGCCTGGCCAGCGTGCACGCGTACGGGGTGACGCACCGGGACCTCAAGCCGCAGAACGTCATCCTGGGCGCGCAGGGTCCGCAGCTCATCGACTTCGGCATCGCCAAGGGCGTGGCGGAGACGGCTCTGACGCAGGCCGGCACCGCCCCGGGCACTCCCGGCTACACGGCTCCCGAGGTCCTGCTGCGGGGAGAGGTGGCGGATGCCGCGGACGTGTTCGCGCTGGGCGCCACGATCGCCTACGCGGCGACCGGCCGGGCGCCGTACGGGACGGGGGACCCGAACACCGTCAACTTCCGTGCGGTCCACGGCGAGATCGACATCGAGGGTGTGGAGCCGGACCTGGCCGCGCTCGTCACGTCCTGCGTGGCGGCCCAACCGGGGGACCGGCCCGTGCTCGCCGAGATCATCCGGCGTTGCGCGGTGGACTCGGCGCTGGTCGACGACCCGGTGTACGCGGCGCTGACGGCGACCGCGGGCGGGGCCGCGCAGGTGCCGGGACTGCCGTCCACCATCGGTCCGGGGCTGCCGGCCGGCTACGTGCCGACGTACGTACCCGCCGGCCAGGTCCAGGGCCAGGGGCAGGTCCAGGGCCAGGGACAGAACCAGGACCACAACCAGGGGCAGGGCACCGGCGGGTCGCGGGTGCCGCGCTGGGCGCTGGCGGCCGTGAGCGGTCTGGTGGCGGGCGGCCTCGTCACGGGCGGGTACCTCTTCCTCAAGGACGAGGACGGCAAGGACGGCAAGGTGGCCGCGGGAGCGCCGCCGGCCGGCGGCACGGCGAGCGCTCAGGCCACACCCGGCGTCCCGGCCGGGCCGTCCGGTTCCGGCCGGCCCGCGTCGAGCCCCCCGCCCTCCTCCCAGGGCGGCTCCGGCGGGTCGGGGTCCGTGCCGGACCACATCGAGCCGAACAAGGTGTCGCGGGACCTGTGGACCAGTGGTGGTCCGGGCGGCGGGGGCTGCAGCCTGCCCGCGGAGGAGCGGGCGGAGTTCCTGGTGGGTTCCGTGGTCGACGCCGACGACCCGGCGGCGAAGACGGTCACGGGCAAGGTCAAGATCCACGTCTACCTGAAGCCGTACAACACGGAGAAGGGTCCCTACGCCGTCTCCGTCGGGGTCAAGGCTCCGCACGAGATCGACGAGAGCACCCAGCGTCCGTACGACTTCGTCCGCGACTACAACCACGGCATCGGTTACACCAGCAAGCCCGTCGATCTCAAGGACCAGGCGACGGGCGGCGACGTGGAGCTCACGTATCCGGACGACTTCGCCACGCAACTGGTGGACAACGAGGGGACCACGAAGAAGTTTCCGGCCATCCCGCTCGCCAACGATCCCGGTGACTGGACCGTGCTGGTCTACCGGGTCCGGGGCGTCAAGGAGTACAGCTCCATCTACTGCACCGGCTTTCCGGTGAAATAG
- a CDS encoding type VI secretion protein — protein sequence MHDARRTEPAARGGGIPDGLLVGLLAFLLGLAVLVWSATGLAAVFANGTWPDTVTFTRTPGAVRALIAQPHDIPAAWPDTDPAALSGWGLFWGLFVSQLLVMFVLTVFAIGVIARTKSRRALAKHHTEPEPATPPAQPTPAPASQPAQPAQPASPAFEARGPGRSPDLSASPAFEARGSGGSAPGHGAAPSDEAYRYGFGYAPQPTAAAATTATATATAAPVPQAPADGLAYAGPNDRLHAATHRIRETEGSALIVTSSPTLWAETKDARAKLGPVLLYDPSHLCDTPARMHWNPAEGCADRDTAAARAIALLAPVRPQARMDAAVADTAETLLRSWLQAAALDDRPFKLLHRWAQGNSAQDPVRVLRTHPQAAPGAAGELESALTAHPERRELAQNLTARALSCLTSIHIREACNPNRADALALASFVAEGGTLYLVGEALEDPRTHPGAMPLLTALASHVVEHGRRMAARSSHGRLDPPLSLVLDDVAAVAPIPQLPELLAEGTLPLLAQCRSRDQARSRWPDAALP from the coding sequence ATGCACGACGCAAGACGTACGGAGCCCGCCGCGCGCGGCGGCGGCATCCCGGACGGCCTGCTGGTCGGCCTCCTGGCCTTCCTCCTCGGCCTCGCCGTCCTCGTCTGGTCGGCCACCGGCCTCGCCGCCGTCTTCGCGAACGGCACCTGGCCCGACACGGTCACCTTCACCCGGACCCCGGGGGCCGTCCGCGCCCTGATAGCGCAGCCGCACGACATCCCCGCCGCCTGGCCGGACACCGACCCGGCGGCCCTGTCGGGCTGGGGCCTGTTCTGGGGCCTGTTCGTCAGCCAGCTCCTGGTGATGTTCGTACTCACCGTCTTCGCCATCGGCGTCATCGCCCGCACCAAGTCCCGCCGCGCCCTGGCCAAACACCACACCGAACCCGAACCGGCCACCCCACCCGCGCAACCCACCCCAGCCCCGGCGTCACAGCCAGCCCAGCCGGCACAGCCAGCCTCGCCGGCGTTTGAGGCGCGGGGCCCGGGGCGGAGCCCCGATCTTTCAGCCTCGCCGGCGTTTGAGGCGCGGGGGTCCGGGGGCAGCGCCCCCGGCCACGGCGCCGCACCCTCCGACGAGGCCTACCGCTACGGCTTCGGCTACGCGCCCCAGCCAACGGCGGCGGCGGCGACCACGGCAACGGCGACGGCAACGGCAGCCCCCGTCCCGCAGGCGCCGGCCGACGGCCTCGCCTACGCCGGCCCCAACGACCGCCTCCACGCCGCCACCCACCGCATCCGGGAGACCGAGGGCTCAGCCCTCATCGTGACCTCCTCGCCCACCCTCTGGGCCGAGACCAAGGACGCCCGCGCCAAGCTCGGCCCGGTCCTCCTCTACGACCCTTCCCACCTGTGCGACACCCCGGCCCGCATGCACTGGAACCCGGCCGAGGGCTGCGCCGACCGCGACACCGCCGCCGCACGCGCGATCGCCCTGCTGGCCCCCGTACGCCCCCAGGCCCGCATGGACGCCGCGGTGGCCGACACCGCGGAAACCCTCCTGCGCAGCTGGCTCCAGGCGGCCGCCCTGGACGACCGCCCGTTCAAGCTGCTCCACCGCTGGGCCCAGGGCAACAGCGCCCAGGACCCGGTCCGCGTCCTGCGCACCCACCCGCAGGCCGCCCCCGGTGCGGCCGGCGAGCTGGAGAGCGCCCTCACCGCCCACCCCGAACGCCGTGAGCTCGCCCAGAACCTGACGGCCCGTGCCCTCTCCTGCCTGACCTCGATCCACATCCGCGAGGCCTGCAATCCCAACCGGGCCGATGCCCTCGCCTTGGCATCATTCGTCGCCGAAGGGGGAACCCTTTACTTGGTGGGTGAAGCTCTGGAGGATCCCCGCACCCACCCGGGTGCGATGCCCCTGCTCACCGCACTCGCCTCTCACGTGGTCGAGCACGGCCGCCGCATGGCCGCACGGTCATCCCACGGTCGGCTCGACCCACCACTGTCCCTGGTGCTGGACGACGTCGCCGCCGTGGCCCCGATCCCCCAGCTCCCAGAACTCCTGGCCGAGGGAACGCTCCCCCTGCTCGCCCAGTGCCGCAGCCGCGACCAGGCCCGCTCCCGCTGGCCGGACGCCGCCCTCCCCTAG